From the genome of Halorussus caseinilyticus, one region includes:
- a CDS encoding tetratricopeptide repeat protein — protein sequence MSTKEAPGSGSRLDEWLGENFDQLLPWKRRAEAFYYEKRAQSAENSGDYETAVEYYDRAVSVRGRLGEREKSVDLGLRLARAARQSGDLGTARKHYERVVELHARQEDANGALDALEPLLDILQEDGNDAEIAQWWGHALMILGKAEPGEVSEKRRNDLIQRYADEIHSEDSAGRLYGFALNRLLADEDESGAELLDATWERRDVVREQVGQFRVVLAAGVGRVAHAEIAGRDVDREETLAFVADHRQRLSDAATALFEYLYDGETDTDPDDLRSGIGPQNEAELRDVEAEVFGRFLAELD from the coding sequence ATGAGTACGAAGGAGGCACCGGGGAGCGGCAGTCGCCTCGACGAGTGGCTTGGAGAGAACTTCGACCAGCTCCTGCCGTGGAAACGACGTGCAGAAGCGTTCTACTACGAGAAGCGCGCACAGAGCGCCGAGAACAGCGGCGACTACGAGACGGCGGTAGAGTACTACGACCGGGCGGTCAGCGTCCGGGGTCGCCTCGGCGAACGGGAGAAGTCCGTGGACCTCGGACTGCGACTGGCGAGGGCGGCCCGCCAGAGCGGGGACCTCGGGACCGCCCGCAAGCACTACGAGCGCGTGGTCGAACTCCACGCCCGTCAAGAGGACGCGAACGGGGCGCTCGACGCTTTGGAGCCACTGCTCGACATCCTCCAAGAGGACGGTAACGACGCCGAAATCGCCCAGTGGTGGGGCCACGCCCTCATGATTCTCGGAAAGGCCGAACCGGGCGAAGTTTCGGAAAAGCGCCGGAACGACCTCATCCAGCGCTACGCCGACGAGATTCACAGCGAGGACAGCGCGGGCCGCCTCTACGGGTTCGCGCTCAACCGGTTGTTGGCCGACGAAGACGAGTCGGGCGCGGAACTGCTCGACGCGACGTGGGAGCGCCGGGATGTCGTCCGCGAACAGGTCGGTCAGTTCCGGGTCGTCCTCGCGGCGGGCGTCGGAAGGGTCGCCCACGCCGAAATCGCCGGTCGGGACGTGGACCGCGAGGAGACGCTGGCGTTCGTCGCCGACCACCGACAGCGACTCTCGGACGCCGCGACTGCGCTGTTCGAGTACCTCTACGACGGCGAGACCGACACCGACCCCGACGACCTGCGGTCCGGCATCGGACCGCAGAACGAGGCGGAACTCCGCGACGTGGAAGCCGAGGTGTTCGGCCGATTCCTCGCGGAACTGGACTGA
- a CDS encoding cupin domain-containing protein — protein sequence MEVVPKDAEESTEAVAGVHLSLLAGADEMNVQHFLIEPGAEVPEHDHENEQTGYITNGTLTFVVDGEEIDVSAGDSYAIPADEPHAAENRGDVPVEGVDVFSPPRENPDWKD from the coding sequence ATGGAAGTCGTACCAAAAGACGCGGAAGAATCGACCGAGGCAGTGGCGGGCGTCCACCTCTCGCTACTCGCCGGTGCAGACGAGATGAACGTCCAGCACTTCCTGATAGAACCCGGCGCGGAGGTGCCCGAACACGACCACGAGAACGAGCAGACCGGCTACATCACCAACGGGACGCTGACGTTCGTCGTGGACGGCGAGGAAATCGACGTGAGCGCGGGCGACTCCTACGCCATCCCCGCCGACGAACCCCACGCCGCCGAGAACCGCGGCGACGTGCCGGTAGAGGGCGTGGACGTGTTCAGTCCGCCGCGGGAGAACCCCGACTGGAAGGACTGA
- a CDS encoding DUF5817 domain-containing protein, whose amino-acid sequence MYAVVGCSDCQALKIVEGRPETTQCPRCGKRRKFEKLRTFVETDDEDHAREVRSSMLANRQDEGEAFAELDSFAEMESQVEDVGVSDEEYLEASGIDAEEVAAAANRVENRSASTRGTSRKDTVLAALRELDRPTEDEVISFADERGVPAEYVREALEKLARRGEVSESRGRYRLL is encoded by the coding sequence ATGTACGCCGTCGTGGGGTGTAGCGACTGTCAGGCGCTCAAAATCGTGGAGGGTCGTCCCGAGACCACCCAGTGTCCCCGGTGTGGCAAGCGCCGGAAGTTCGAGAAGTTGCGGACGTTCGTGGAGACCGACGACGAGGACCACGCCCGCGAGGTCCGGTCGTCGATGCTCGCCAACCGGCAGGACGAGGGCGAGGCGTTCGCGGAACTCGACTCGTTCGCCGAGATGGAGTCACAGGTCGAGGACGTGGGCGTCTCCGACGAGGAGTATCTGGAGGCGTCGGGCATCGACGCCGAGGAAGTCGCCGCGGCCGCCAACCGCGTGGAGAACCGGTCGGCCAGCACGCGGGGCACCTCCCGGAAGGACACCGTGCTGGCGGCCCTGCGGGAACTCGACCGGCCGACCGAGGACGAGGTGATTTCGTTCGCGGACGAGCGCGGCGTCCCGGCCGAGTACGTCCGCGAGGCGCTGGAAAAACTGGCGCGGCGCGGCGAGGTCAGCGAGAGTCGCGGCCGGTATCGGTTGCTCTGA